A single genomic interval of Halobacillus halophilus DSM 2266 harbors:
- a CDS encoding Na+/H+ antiporter NhaC family protein, which translates to MEGTIYSLIPAVLMLVLVLVTRRVILSLGIGIIIGAFMLTGFDLKEGFVLIWSLFSTIFVSEGALNTGNLYLLSFLFLLGITTAFMTASGGSKAFGKWAVEKIRTRKGAKLLPAVLGIIIFIDDYFNALAVGQVARPVTDRYKISRAKLAYYIDSTSAPITVISPISSWGAYIIGTIGSILAANEISNYQALEAFILMIPANYYVFAALLLVFLTIFLKLDVGAMRTHEKRALDTGQLTNPDGDVPGDLNDEFKQHNNGKIAHLILPIGALIAGTVAAMVITGIRNTEGAVDLLAIFANTNVNISLFIGGLAAVVTAGVLYAGQAGPKSGAPLVFWEGIKAMLPAIYILVFAWMIGDIISQLQTGEYLAQQFRQADINVAYLPLLIFIISGFMALSTGTSWGTFGIMLPIAGEIAAVTEPAMILPALSAVLAGSVFGDHCSPISDTTILSSTGAGANHIDHVLTQLPYAGIAAVAASIGYILLGLTGQVWIPLLATLAVVVLIGILIHSFTSSVEKK; encoded by the coding sequence ATGGAAGGAACGATTTATTCATTAATCCCGGCAGTATTAATGCTGGTCCTTGTGTTGGTAACAAGAAGAGTGATTTTATCACTGGGTATAGGGATTATTATCGGAGCATTTATGCTTACGGGGTTTGATCTCAAAGAAGGTTTTGTATTAATCTGGTCGTTATTTTCGACTATTTTCGTGAGTGAAGGAGCTCTCAATACAGGGAACCTTTATCTGTTATCATTCTTATTTTTATTAGGTATCACTACAGCCTTTATGACAGCCTCAGGGGGAAGTAAGGCCTTCGGGAAATGGGCTGTTGAAAAAATTCGCACACGTAAAGGGGCAAAACTGCTTCCGGCTGTTTTAGGGATTATCATTTTTATTGATGACTACTTTAACGCGTTAGCTGTTGGTCAGGTGGCCAGACCCGTAACAGACCGTTATAAAATATCAAGGGCTAAGCTTGCCTATTACATTGATTCTACATCTGCTCCCATTACCGTTATTTCTCCGATATCGAGCTGGGGAGCTTATATCATTGGCACGATCGGAAGTATTTTAGCAGCTAATGAAATTTCTAATTATCAGGCATTGGAAGCATTTATCCTAATGATTCCTGCCAATTACTATGTGTTCGCTGCGCTGCTTCTTGTCTTTCTCACTATCTTCTTGAAACTAGACGTTGGGGCTATGCGGACGCATGAGAAAAGAGCTTTAGATACTGGTCAGCTAACTAATCCCGATGGAGATGTTCCAGGGGATTTAAACGATGAGTTTAAGCAGCACAACAACGGCAAAATTGCTCATCTAATACTGCCCATTGGAGCGCTTATAGCGGGGACAGTAGCGGCTATGGTTATCACAGGTATTCGAAACACGGAGGGTGCCGTGGATCTGCTCGCTATTTTCGCAAATACCAATGTGAATATTTCCTTATTTATAGGAGGACTGGCAGCCGTAGTTACAGCAGGTGTTTTATATGCAGGACAGGCTGGACCGAAGTCGGGAGCACCGCTTGTCTTCTGGGAAGGAATTAAAGCCATGCTGCCCGCCATTTATATATTAGTTTTTGCCTGGATGATTGGAGATATTATCAGTCAGTTGCAAACAGGTGAATATTTAGCTCAGCAGTTCCGCCAGGCGGATATTAATGTTGCTTATCTGCCCTTGCTTATTTTTATCATTTCTGGATTCATGGCACTTTCCACGGGAACTTCCTGGGGAACATTTGGAATCATGCTTCCGATAGCCGGGGAAATAGCGGCTGTTACGGAGCCGGCTATGATTCTGCCTGCTCTATCAGCTGTACTGGCTGGTTCTGTATTTGGAGACCATTGTTCGCCTATTTCAGATACAACCATATTATCCTCTACGGGGGCAGGTGCAAACCATATTGACCACGTGCTCACCCAGCTTCCTTATGCAGGCATTGCTGCGGTAGCGGCCTCTATTGGATATATCCTTCTTGGCTTAACAGGGCAAGTATGGATTCCATTGTTAGCAACTCTCGCTGTTGTGGTGCTTATAGGTATATTGATTCATTCCTTTACATCCTCAGTTGAGAAGAAATAA
- the yunB gene encoding sporulation protein YunB, with amino-acid sequence MGKSKVTNGPSIGKRIVLTFMFFLLFTALSLWLINRGITPALIGIAETKTQQLARDAINEAVNKQIAEDLQFNDLVKMEKDDKGNIVYMGWNSVVVNRVLRNTTYRVQNFLKRMELNELPMEDTTLEPDIDPNMTQEELGEQPATLIEIPVGQATNNSLLANLGPKVPVQLRVIGDVQSNFQSEITEYGINAALFQLSIHIEVNVRIVIPFSTETTTVATDIPIDTATILGEVPDFYGGEGEAPDKSPSFSFPMDALQ; translated from the coding sequence ATGGGGAAAAGTAAAGTTACAAATGGGCCCTCAATTGGGAAAAGAATCGTTTTGACTTTTATGTTTTTTTTACTATTCACCGCTTTGAGCCTCTGGCTAATCAACCGGGGTATTACTCCGGCACTCATTGGTATAGCTGAAACAAAAACCCAACAACTTGCAAGAGATGCAATCAATGAAGCCGTTAATAAACAAATAGCGGAAGACCTACAATTTAATGACTTAGTTAAAATGGAAAAAGATGATAAGGGAAATATCGTTTATATGGGCTGGAATTCCGTTGTTGTGAACAGGGTGCTGAGAAACACAACATACCGGGTTCAAAACTTCCTTAAAAGAATGGAACTAAACGAATTACCAATGGAGGATACAACACTTGAGCCTGATATTGATCCTAATATGACCCAGGAGGAACTAGGTGAACAGCCCGCAACATTAATTGAAATTCCAGTCGGACAGGCGACGAATAATTCGCTTCTCGCTAACCTGGGACCTAAAGTACCGGTTCAATTACGTGTGATTGGGGATGTACAGTCAAACTTCCAAAGTGAAATTACAGAGTATGGTATTAATGCAGCATTATTTCAATTATCTATTCATATTGAGGTAAACGTAAGGATTGTGATTCCTTTCTCCACTGAAACAACAACCGTCGCTACAGATATTCCTATAGACACAGCTACTATTTTAGGAGAAGTTCCTGACTTCTATGGTGGTGAGGGAGAAGCTCCAGACAAATCACCATCTTTTTCCTTTCCGATGGATGCCTTGCAATAA
- a CDS encoding bifunctional metallophosphatase/5'-nucleotidase yields MKEKLFFYYTSDLHSHFENWPQIVGYFKRKKDQHNRKGENFWLMDNGDHVDRFHPIAEGLMGKGNVELLNQAGYHLANLGNNEGITLSSEDLYTLYDKANFEVICANLSYGGGDQPKWLKSHEILTSNKGTKIGLIGLTAPFKTFYKQLGWDVESPYDSLDELLNEVRAQSDIVILLSHLGINDDEEIARRYEGIDVIIGGHTHHLFQNGEYTEHSLLTAAGKHGTHLGEIILEWDTEQQKLMKKEAYAIPTENLRKDEKVTQDVQVMRERAIDLLQTPITKLTKPLYIGWFQETSLMSRLTIELQNWTNSDVAMLNAGILLDHLGEGEVTYQDVHRICPHPMNPCKVELKGDELLEVIRVAHTRKLTEIRLKGFGFRGEVIGKMVFAGVEIETKESQDGEERVVRVTKNGVPIDQDKSYTLSTADTFTFGRLFPEIAYAPNKAYYMPELLRDLLSEALKTYE; encoded by the coding sequence ATGAAGGAAAAATTATTTTTTTATTACACAAGTGATTTACATAGTCATTTTGAGAATTGGCCCCAAATCGTCGGCTACTTTAAAAGGAAAAAAGATCAGCACAACCGGAAAGGTGAAAATTTCTGGTTAATGGACAACGGAGACCATGTGGATCGATTTCATCCGATAGCGGAAGGATTAATGGGAAAAGGTAACGTGGAACTTTTGAATCAAGCTGGCTATCATCTTGCGAATTTAGGGAATAACGAAGGGATCACGCTTTCCAGTGAGGATCTATACACCCTTTATGATAAGGCGAATTTTGAAGTGATCTGTGCGAACCTCAGTTACGGTGGAGGAGACCAGCCTAAATGGCTGAAGTCACACGAAATTCTGACTTCCAATAAGGGTACGAAGATTGGGCTGATTGGGTTGACGGCTCCCTTTAAAACATTTTATAAACAGCTTGGCTGGGATGTCGAATCCCCTTATGATTCTTTGGACGAATTGTTAAATGAGGTCCGTGCACAATCGGATATTGTGATCCTTCTTTCTCATTTAGGTATTAATGATGATGAAGAAATTGCACGTCGGTATGAAGGGATAGATGTCATTATTGGGGGCCATACCCACCACTTATTCCAGAATGGTGAATATACCGAGCATTCACTTCTAACAGCTGCCGGAAAACACGGTACTCATCTGGGAGAAATTATATTGGAATGGGATACTGAACAACAAAAATTAATGAAAAAAGAAGCCTATGCGATTCCTACTGAGAATTTACGTAAAGATGAGAAAGTCACACAGGATGTACAGGTGATGAGGGAAAGGGCCATAGACCTTTTACAAACTCCCATAACGAAGTTAACTAAGCCCTTGTATATAGGTTGGTTTCAAGAGACTTCTTTAATGTCCAGGCTTACCATCGAACTTCAGAATTGGACAAATTCAGACGTGGCGATGCTGAATGCAGGTATTTTATTAGATCATTTAGGAGAAGGGGAAGTGACTTATCAAGATGTGCACAGGATCTGTCCTCACCCCATGAACCCCTGTAAAGTAGAATTGAAAGGGGATGAACTACTGGAAGTCATTCGGGTAGCTCATACAAGAAAGTTAACTGAAATCCGCTTGAAAGGATTTGGCTTTCGTGGAGAAGTGATTGGGAAGATGGTTTTTGCCGGCGTGGAAATTGAAACGAAAGAATCGCAGGACGGTGAAGAACGTGTAGTACGCGTAACAAAAAATGGCGTTCCTATTGATCAGGATAAGTCCTATACTCTTTCAACCGCTGATACATTTACATTCGGCAGGCTGTTTCCTGAAATTGCTTATGCACCCAATAAGGCTTATTATATGCCTGAGTTACTCCGTGATTTACTATCGGAAGCGCTAAAAACATATGAATAA
- a CDS encoding sulfite exporter TauE/SafE family protein, with product MVILMFIIGLVTALVGSIAGLGGGVILVPVLLFLGDQLSAFDWVTPQSIVGISLVVMIFTGMSSALSYLRHDRVDKKIGYVFLIGSVPGGIIGSWLNQFFKTDMFSLLFGCIMILVSLLFFIPRKTPGTYLFNKGLKREKVIEGTTYTYQMPIVFGLILSLGVGMLSGLLGIGGGSLMVPAMILLFNMPAHIATATSMFMIFFASISSSATHIFLGHVEWAYTLYFIPGAYLGGTLGARVNRHLKGQAVEWFLRVLLILIGIRLIWQGIG from the coding sequence ATGGTCATCCTCATGTTTATAATCGGTTTAGTGACAGCATTAGTTGGAAGCATCGCTGGATTAGGTGGCGGTGTTATTTTAGTCCCTGTTTTACTATTTTTGGGAGATCAGCTAAGTGCTTTCGACTGGGTGACTCCGCAGTCAATTGTTGGGATTTCCCTGGTGGTCATGATATTTACGGGAATGTCCTCTGCTCTTTCATATTTGAGACATGACCGCGTAGATAAAAAAATCGGATATGTATTTTTAATAGGAAGTGTTCCTGGGGGAATTATAGGCTCCTGGTTAAATCAATTTTTTAAAACGGATATGTTTTCTTTATTGTTCGGGTGTATTATGATTTTAGTTTCTTTGCTATTTTTTATACCGAGGAAAACTCCAGGTACTTACTTATTTAATAAAGGCCTCAAAAGAGAGAAGGTTATTGAAGGAACAACTTATACGTATCAGATGCCGATTGTTTTCGGACTTATTCTATCCCTTGGAGTGGGAATGCTGTCGGGATTGCTTGGCATTGGCGGAGGCTCTCTAATGGTGCCTGCCATGATTTTATTATTTAATATGCCCGCACACATTGCAACGGCTACCTCGATGTTCATGATCTTCTTTGCGAGCATCTCAAGCTCGGCTACTCACATCTTTCTAGGTCACGTCGAATGGGCTTATACACTCTACTTTATTCCAGGGGCATACTTAGGGGGAACGCTCGGAGCTCGTGTTAACCGGCATTTAAAAGGACAAGCTGTTGAGTGGTTTTTAAGAGTATTATTAATCTTAATCGGTATCCGTTTAATATGGCAAGGAATTGGATAA
- the sufB gene encoding Fe-S cluster assembly protein SufB has translation MAKEAPEVGEYQYGFHEKDISIFRTQKGLTKEVVEQISNYKEEPQWMLDFRLKSLEQFYKMPMPQWGGDLSELNFDDITYYVKPSERSERSWDEVPEEIKNTFDRLGIPEAEQKYLAGVSAQYESEVVYHNMEKDLEDLGVIFKDTDSALKENEDLFREYFGKVIPPSDNKFSALNSAVWSGGSFIYVPKDTKVETPLQAYFRINSENMGQFERTLIIADEGSSVHYVEGCTAPTYSSSSLHSAVVEIFVKDNAYCRYTTIQNWANNVYNLVTKRAVADANATMEWVDGNLGSKLTMKYPSVILKGEGARGMTLSIALAGKGQHQDAGAKMHHLAPNTSSTIVSKSISKHGGKVTYRGIVQFGRKAEGARSNVECDTLIMDNESTSDTIPYNEIMNENISLEHEAKVSKVSEEQLFYLMSRGISEEEATEMIVMGFIEPFTKELPMEYAVEMNRLIKFEMEGSIG, from the coding sequence ATGGCTAAAGAAGCACCAGAAGTTGGAGAGTATCAATATGGATTCCATGAAAAAGACATTTCTATTTTCCGTACCCAAAAAGGTTTAACGAAGGAAGTCGTGGAACAAATCTCCAATTATAAAGAAGAGCCTCAATGGATGCTTGATTTCCGTCTGAAATCTTTAGAGCAGTTTTATAAAATGCCTATGCCGCAATGGGGCGGAGATCTATCAGAACTGAACTTCGATGATATCACTTACTACGTGAAACCTTCCGAACGTTCTGAACGTTCCTGGGACGAAGTACCAGAAGAAATTAAAAATACGTTTGATCGTTTAGGTATCCCTGAAGCTGAGCAGAAATATCTTGCAGGTGTATCCGCTCAGTATGAATCAGAAGTGGTTTATCATAATATGGAAAAAGATCTTGAAGATCTGGGTGTCATATTTAAAGATACGGACTCAGCTCTTAAAGAGAACGAAGATCTTTTCAGAGAATATTTCGGTAAAGTGATTCCACCATCTGATAATAAGTTCTCTGCATTAAACTCTGCGGTTTGGTCTGGCGGATCATTCATTTATGTTCCTAAAGATACAAAAGTAGAGACGCCATTGCAGGCTTATTTCCGAATTAACTCAGAAAATATGGGTCAATTCGAGCGGACGTTGATTATTGCAGATGAAGGTTCTTCTGTACACTATGTAGAAGGATGTACAGCACCTACCTATTCTTCTAGCTCTCTTCACAGTGCAGTGGTTGAAATCTTCGTTAAAGATAATGCTTATTGCCGTTATACCACCATTCAAAACTGGGCGAATAACGTATATAACCTGGTTACGAAGCGTGCAGTTGCCGACGCAAATGCAACGATGGAATGGGTAGACGGTAACCTTGGTTCTAAGCTGACTATGAAATATCCATCTGTTATCCTTAAAGGAGAAGGTGCACGTGGAATGACTCTTTCCATCGCACTTGCCGGAAAAGGACAGCACCAGGATGCAGGCGCGAAAATGCACCACCTCGCACCTAATACGTCTTCAACTATTGTTTCGAAATCCATTTCGAAACATGGAGGTAAAGTTACGTATCGCGGAATTGTGCAATTTGGCCGTAAAGCTGAAGGAGCACGTTCGAACGTAGAATGTGACACATTAATTATGGATAACGAATCTACTTCAGATACCATTCCTTATAATGAGATCATGAACGAAAATATCTCTTTGGAACACGAAGCCAAAGTTTCTAAAGTATCTGAAGAACAATTATTCTATCTTATGAGCCGCGGTATTTCTGAAGAAGAAGCAACAGAAATGATTGTAATGGGCTTCATTGAACCATTCACGAAAGAACTTCCAATGGAATATGCCGTAGAAATGAACCGTTTAATTAAATTCGAAATGGAAGGTTCTATCGGTTAA
- the sufU gene encoding Fe-S cluster assembly sulfur transfer protein SufU yields the protein MSFNNLDTLYRQVIMDHYKNPRNRGAIEGDHMTVDMNNPTCGDRIQLQLQVEDNLVKDAKFDGEGCSISMSSASMMTQAIKGKPVEKALKMSELFSELMQGNEVDTDELDLGDIEALQGVSKFPARIKCATLAWKAMEKGVDEEKQD from the coding sequence ATGTCTTTTAACAATTTAGATACACTTTATCGCCAGGTCATTATGGATCACTATAAAAACCCACGTAATCGAGGGGCGATTGAAGGAGATCACATGACAGTGGATATGAATAATCCGACCTGTGGTGATCGCATACAACTTCAATTGCAAGTAGAGGATAATCTAGTTAAAGATGCCAAGTTTGATGGAGAAGGCTGCTCCATCAGCATGTCCTCTGCTTCCATGATGACTCAGGCAATCAAAGGAAAACCCGTAGAAAAAGCGCTTAAGATGTCTGAACTCTTTTCAGAACTTATGCAAGGAAATGAAGTGGATACTGACGAGCTTGACCTTGGAGATATAGAAGCACTACAGGGAGTTTCTAAGTTCCCGGCACGTATCAAGTGCGCCACCTTAGCCTGGAAGGCTATGGAGAAAGGCGTAGATGAAGAAAAGCAGGATTAA
- a CDS encoding cysteine desulfurase has protein sequence MDINAVRNEFPILHQEVNGHPLVYLDSSATSQKPIKVIEKLDEYYRGYNSNVHRGVHTLGTWATDEYEGAREKVRRFINASSTQEVIFTRGTTTAINTVASSYGRANLKEGDEIVITPMEHHSNIIPWQQVAKETGAVLKYMPLQANGTINLEDARESITKNTKIVAIMHVSNVLGTINPIKELTSIAHENDAVMLVDGAQSAPHMKIDVQDLDADFYAFSGHKMCGPTGIGVLYGKKALLKNMEPAEFGGEMIDFVNWYDSTWKDLPWKFEAGTPIIAGAVGLGAAIDFLNEVGLDEIKNHEQKLAAYAQDRMQQVEGMTIYGPKERAGLVTFNLSDVHPHDLATVLDAEGIAVRAGHHCAQPLMRWLDVSATARASFYLYNTEEEIDRLVEGLQTTKEYFGDVF, from the coding sequence ATGGATATCAATGCGGTACGCAATGAATTCCCGATTCTTCATCAGGAAGTAAATGGCCATCCGCTTGTGTATCTGGATTCATCCGCAACATCTCAAAAGCCGATTAAGGTCATTGAAAAACTTGATGAATACTATCGCGGATATAATTCAAATGTTCATAGAGGCGTTCACACGCTGGGGACATGGGCGACGGATGAGTATGAAGGTGCTCGTGAAAAGGTGAGAAGGTTTATTAATGCTTCCAGCACCCAGGAAGTAATCTTCACTCGCGGAACAACGACAGCCATTAACACCGTTGCGTCAAGTTATGGAAGAGCTAACCTCAAGGAGGGTGATGAAATTGTCATCACCCCAATGGAACACCATAGTAATATCATTCCATGGCAGCAAGTGGCTAAAGAAACAGGGGCTGTTTTAAAATATATGCCTCTTCAGGCTAATGGAACGATTAACTTGGAAGATGCAAGGGAATCAATTACTAAGAACACTAAAATTGTGGCAATTATGCATGTTTCCAACGTTCTTGGAACGATAAATCCAATAAAAGAACTAACATCCATTGCTCATGAAAATGATGCGGTTATGTTAGTAGACGGTGCACAGAGTGCCCCGCACATGAAAATTGATGTTCAAGATCTGGATGCAGATTTTTATGCTTTTTCCGGCCACAAGATGTGTGGACCAACTGGAATTGGAGTTCTTTACGGTAAAAAAGCTCTCCTTAAAAATATGGAACCGGCTGAATTCGGGGGAGAAATGATTGATTTCGTAAATTGGTACGATTCAACGTGGAAAGACTTACCTTGGAAATTTGAAGCAGGCACTCCAATTATTGCTGGAGCTGTTGGTTTAGGAGCCGCTATTGACTTTTTAAACGAAGTCGGTCTGGACGAAATCAAAAACCATGAACAAAAATTGGCTGCTTATGCACAAGATAGAATGCAGCAAGTGGAAGGTATGACGATCTACGGACCTAAAGAGAGAGCTGGACTAGTAACATTCAACCTCTCTGACGTTCACCCACACGATTTGGCCACTGTTCTTGATGCTGAAGGAATTGCAGTTCGCGCAGGGCATCATTGTGCTCAGCCATTAATGAGATGGCTTGATGTATCAGCCACAGCTCGCGCCAGTTTTTACCTGTACAATACCGAAGAAGAAATTGACAGACTTGTTGAAGGATTACAAACAACAAAGGAGTATTTTGGCGATGTCTTTTAA
- the sufD gene encoding Fe-S cluster assembly protein SufD → MTVDVSLPYDKEYVTQFSNGLQEPEWMRNLRLDALEKSESLQLPKPDKTNISKWNFTEFKHNVQGEVIDSLEDLPAEIQDFLDKEKEQQNLVIQRNHTVAYAAIDQELKDQGVIFTDMASAIRDHSDLVQKYYMNDAVHVDEHRLTALHAALMNGGVFLYVPKNVQIEEPIQAIFWQEDPEASLINHILVVAEENSSVTYVENYISHNKEEKTSANNVTEVIAKDGAKVSFGAVDNFDSGTTVYTNRRGVAYRDSVIEWALGQMNEGDTVSENITHLIGDNSHSNAKTVAIGRGKQKQNFTANITHFGQGSDGYILQHGVMKDKASAIFNGIGKIEHGASKSNAEQESRVLMLSKDARGDANPILLIDEDDVTAGHAASVGRVDPVQLYYLMSRGISKFEAERLIIHGFLAPVVKQLPVEAVKRQLIQVIERKVY, encoded by the coding sequence ATGACAGTAGACGTCTCACTACCATACGACAAAGAGTATGTAACACAATTTTCCAATGGTTTACAAGAGCCAGAATGGATGAGAAACCTTCGATTGGATGCCTTGGAAAAATCAGAATCACTTCAACTGCCTAAGCCTGATAAGACGAATATTAGCAAATGGAATTTCACGGAGTTCAAACACAATGTTCAAGGTGAAGTTATCGATTCACTTGAAGATTTACCAGCTGAAATTCAAGACTTTTTAGATAAAGAGAAGGAACAGCAAAACCTGGTTATTCAAAGAAACCATACGGTAGCCTATGCAGCGATCGATCAGGAATTAAAAGATCAAGGTGTTATTTTTACCGATATGGCTTCTGCTATAAGAGATCATAGCGACCTAGTGCAGAAATATTATATGAATGATGCTGTACACGTGGACGAACATCGTCTTACAGCCCTTCATGCAGCTTTAATGAATGGCGGAGTCTTTCTTTATGTACCTAAAAACGTACAAATTGAAGAGCCTATACAAGCTATTTTCTGGCAGGAGGATCCAGAAGCTTCTCTAATTAACCACATTCTCGTGGTAGCGGAAGAGAATAGCTCTGTAACGTATGTGGAGAATTATATCTCTCATAATAAAGAAGAGAAAACCTCAGCAAATAACGTTACGGAAGTAATTGCCAAAGACGGTGCCAAGGTTTCATTTGGTGCTGTTGATAACTTTGACTCTGGAACAACGGTTTATACGAACCGTCGCGGTGTTGCTTATCGTGATTCTGTGATTGAGTGGGCTCTAGGACAAATGAATGAAGGCGATACGGTATCTGAAAATATCACTCATTTAATTGGTGATAATTCTCATTCAAATGCGAAAACAGTAGCTATTGGACGCGGCAAACAAAAGCAGAACTTTACTGCGAATATTACTCACTTCGGTCAAGGTTCAGATGGATATATCCTTCAGCATGGTGTTATGAAAGACAAAGCTTCTGCCATCTTTAATGGCATTGGTAAGATTGAGCATGGAGCTTCCAAATCTAATGCTGAACAAGAATCTCGTGTACTCATGCTTAGTAAAGATGCACGCGGTGACGCTAACCCGATCCTTCTTATAGATGAGGATGATGTAACAGCTGGTCACGCCGCTTCTGTCGGCCGAGTGGATCCTGTACAGCTTTACTATCTAATGAGCCGCGGTATTTCCAAGTTTGAAGCAGAACGTCTCATTATTCACGGCTTCCTTGCTCCTGTTGTTAAACAACTTCCTGTGGAAGCTGTTAAACGTCAACTGATACAGGTGATTGAAAGGAAAGTATATTAA
- the sufC gene encoding Fe-S cluster assembly ATPase SufC, whose amino-acid sequence MARSTLEIKDLHVEIEGLEILKGVNLTINGGEFHAVMGPNGTGKSTLASAVMGHPKYEVTQGEILLDGENVLEMEVDERAQAGLFLAMQYPSEISGVTNSDFLRSSINAQREEGDEISLMKFIKDMDSKMETLDMDKNMAQRYLNEGFSGGEKKRNEILQLMMIQPAIAILDEIDSGLDIDALKVVAKGINEMRNDAFGCLIITHYQRLLNYITPDKVHVMMQGRVVKSGGPELSQRLEEEGYDWIKQELGIEDETIGQKA is encoded by the coding sequence ATGGCAAGATCAACTTTAGAAATTAAAGATCTTCACGTGGAAATCGAAGGTCTAGAAATACTTAAAGGTGTAAATCTTACAATTAACGGTGGTGAATTCCACGCGGTTATGGGACCAAACGGAACAGGTAAATCTACTCTAGCCTCCGCTGTTATGGGACACCCTAAATATGAAGTAACTCAAGGTGAAATCTTATTAGACGGTGAAAACGTACTTGAAATGGAAGTGGATGAGCGTGCGCAGGCAGGACTTTTCCTTGCTATGCAGTATCCTAGTGAAATCAGCGGTGTAACTAATTCCGATTTCCTGCGTTCTTCTATTAATGCTCAGCGTGAGGAAGGCGACGAAATTTCTCTTATGAAGTTCATTAAAGACATGGACTCTAAGATGGAAACTTTGGATATGGATAAAAACATGGCTCAGCGTTATCTGAACGAAGGATTCTCAGGTGGCGAGAAAAAACGTAACGAAATCCTTCAGTTAATGATGATTCAGCCAGCTATTGCGATTCTTGATGAAATCGATTCTGGTCTCGACATCGACGCTCTTAAAGTTGTAGCTAAGGGTATCAATGAAATGCGTAACGATGCATTTGGCTGCTTAATCATTACTCACTATCAGCGTCTTCTAAACTACATTACTCCTGATAAAGTACACGTAATGATGCAAGGCCGTGTAGTTAAATCTGGCGGACCTGAGCTTTCCCAACGTCTTGAAGAAGAAGGTTACGACTGGATTAAGCAAGAATTGGGAATCGAAGACGAAACAATCGGTCAAAAAGCGTAA
- a CDS encoding carboxymuconolactone decarboxylase family protein: MQEQQMNWTQTYLHDYKEGMGDFTEKMPEVAHQFSEFTEACFKEGELSKKQKQLMALGISIVAQDEYCMIYHTKGCVDQGATEKEILEACGVAAAFGGGAALSQAVTLVQDAYMDLNSSVN; encoded by the coding sequence ATGCAAGAACAACAAATGAATTGGACACAGACTTATTTACATGATTATAAAGAAGGTATGGGTGATTTTACTGAGAAAATGCCAGAAGTCGCTCATCAATTCAGTGAATTCACAGAAGCGTGTTTCAAAGAAGGTGAGCTTTCTAAAAAGCAGAAACAATTGATGGCACTTGGAATAAGTATAGTAGCTCAAGATGAATATTGTATGATTTATCACACAAAAGGTTGTGTCGATCAGGGTGCAACAGAAAAGGAAATACTGGAGGCTTGTGGGGTAGCAGCTGCTTTCGGCGGAGGCGCGGCTTTAAGTCAGGCTGTAACGTTGGTTCAGGATGCGTATATGGATTTAAATTCCAGTGTTAATTAG